The proteins below come from a single Tenuifilum thalassicum genomic window:
- the porZ gene encoding type IX secretion system anionic LPS delivery protein PorZ produces MNYRVKLLVLLLFCLKVSVFGQPPVGKWTDYFSFNNARSVSSTGNMIYCASENGFFTYRITTGEINKFTKTNGLSEVDLTAITYIPELKLTVVGYKSGNIDFIFDNGTIKELPFIKDKPMSGSKQINHFLYYNSLIYTSTDFGIVVIDVENEEVKDAYYVVQSSGSVKVRRLAVWNQRFWAATSDGIYSADVTDPLLISYERWTKEAFFSNPSAECVSVASNTNSIVAVERGVVSDIVWANSGTGWFEVDRALTEVVGLAMSNKKFWVYNKNEIQAFLNNWTKAELINSYSFGVKPNVSDCTPVDDNDFLAVADQVYGLVLIGANTDNVYLPSGPFNNKFFHVDASSSLVVAASGAYDAAMGNVWLPFIAHRFNNGSWSFYADWSVWDAVKVKFDPNKPTHYFVASWGGGLYEFEGDELVEHYTPENSSLQSVFPGQAFCRIAGVDFDRWGNIWVANSEVSNPISVRSTNGDWFSFPYASAIGTPKILSLTISRDGLIWLALARDNGLFVLNPGGDIQNSNDDVYLKFRPRDVNGNLLPNEISCLTFDRDGYLWLGTNHGVLVTYNPSGVFQGEALFTKVKIPDVVEGLAVYLLENEEVTCIEVDGGNRKWFGTSKSGIYLFSEDGTEQIYHFTSDNSPLPSNTILSIKVHPLTGEVFIATDKGLVSFRGDASEPANSFGKVYAFPNPVRENYNGLITIAGLMENSVVKITDLSGNLVYETRSNGGYATWNGRNGNGTKVATGVYLVFCSDSKGDQSVVTKLLFIK; encoded by the coding sequence ATGAATTATCGTGTCAAATTGCTTGTTCTCCTACTATTCTGTTTGAAGGTCTCTGTTTTTGGACAGCCACCCGTTGGGAAATGGACCGATTACTTCTCCTTTAACAACGCGCGCTCGGTTTCCTCAACGGGTAACATGATTTATTGTGCTTCTGAAAACGGTTTTTTTACTTATCGCATAACAACAGGCGAAATTAACAAGTTCACCAAAACTAATGGTTTGAGTGAGGTGGACTTAACAGCTATTACTTACATACCAGAACTAAAACTTACTGTGGTAGGATACAAATCGGGTAATATTGATTTTATATTCGATAACGGAACAATTAAAGAACTTCCATTCATTAAAGATAAACCAATGAGTGGGAGTAAGCAAATAAACCATTTTCTATATTACAACTCTTTAATTTATACATCAACTGATTTTGGGATTGTGGTTATTGATGTGGAAAATGAAGAGGTAAAAGATGCTTATTATGTTGTTCAAAGTTCTGGCTCCGTTAAAGTTAGAAGGTTAGCAGTATGGAACCAGAGGTTTTGGGCGGCTACTTCCGATGGTATATATAGCGCTGATGTAACTGATCCATTACTAATTAGCTATGAGCGATGGACTAAGGAAGCCTTTTTTAGTAATCCTTCGGCCGAATGTGTCTCTGTTGCATCAAACACTAACAGTATAGTTGCTGTAGAGAGGGGAGTTGTAAGTGATATTGTTTGGGCAAATAGTGGAACCGGATGGTTTGAAGTCGACAGAGCTTTAACCGAAGTTGTTGGGCTTGCAATGTCAAACAAAAAGTTTTGGGTTTATAATAAGAATGAGATACAAGCCTTTCTAAATAATTGGACCAAAGCAGAGCTAATAAATAGCTATTCTTTTGGTGTAAAACCAAATGTTTCGGATTGCACACCTGTTGATGATAATGATTTCTTGGCTGTTGCCGATCAGGTTTATGGTTTGGTCTTAATTGGAGCAAATACCGATAATGTTTATTTACCTTCTGGTCCATTTAATAATAAATTCTTTCATGTTGATGCAAGTTCTAGCCTCGTTGTTGCTGCTTCTGGGGCGTACGACGCTGCAATGGGAAATGTTTGGTTGCCTTTTATTGCGCATCGGTTCAACAATGGGTCTTGGAGTTTTTATGCCGATTGGAGCGTGTGGGATGCAGTAAAAGTAAAATTTGATCCGAATAAGCCTACCCATTATTTTGTTGCTAGCTGGGGGGGAGGCCTATATGAATTTGAAGGCGATGAACTGGTTGAACATTATACACCTGAAAATAGTTCGCTTCAAAGTGTTTTCCCTGGTCAGGCATTCTGCCGTATTGCAGGTGTCGATTTTGACCGATGGGGAAATATTTGGGTTGCAAACTCTGAGGTTTCAAATCCTATCTCGGTTCGTTCTACCAATGGCGATTGGTTTTCGTTTCCCTATGCATCAGCCATTGGAACACCAAAAATACTGTCGTTAACAATCTCACGCGATGGCCTTATATGGTTAGCCTTAGCCAGAGATAATGGTCTCTTTGTCCTAAATCCAGGTGGCGATATCCAAAACAGCAACGATGATGTTTATCTTAAATTTCGCCCTCGAGATGTAAATGGGAATTTGTTACCAAATGAAATTAGTTGTTTAACATTTGACAGAGATGGGTACTTGTGGCTTGGCACAAACCATGGAGTACTTGTAACATATAATCCTAGTGGTGTGTTTCAAGGCGAGGCCCTATTCACTAAAGTTAAAATACCTGACGTAGTAGAAGGGCTAGCAGTATACCTTTTAGAAAACGAGGAAGTTACTTGTATTGAGGTGGATGGGGGAAATAGGAAGTGGTTTGGGACATCTAAATCGGGCATTTATCTTTTTTCTGAAGATGGAACAGAGCAGATATATCACTTCACATCTGATAATAGTCCATTACCTTCAAATACTATTTTAAGCATTAAAGTTCATCCGTTAACGGGCGAAGTTTTCATTGCAACAGATAAGGGGTTAGTTTCATTTAGGGGTGATGCAAGTGAACCGGCTAATTCTTTTGGTAAGGTTTATGCTTTTCCAAATCCTGTCAGAGAAAATTATAATGGGTTAATTACCATTGCAGGTTTAATGGAAAATAGTGTTGTTAAAATTACCGATCTGTCAGGGAACTTAGTTTACGAAACTCGTTCTAATGGAGGGTATGCAACCTGGAATGGAAGAAATGGTAATGGCACAAAAGTTGCAACTGGTGTTTACCTTGTTTTTTGTTCCGATTCAAAAGGCGATCAGTCTGTTGTTACAAAATTACTTTTTATAAAATAA
- a CDS encoding non-canonical purine NTP diphosphatase, with amino-acid sequence MTGSRVELVFATNNEHKLKEVQHILGKGIKLMSLSDVGFSAEIPEDYDTLEDNALQKARFVYSKTGKNCFADDTGLEVEALNWEPGVYSARYAGETRNPKDNIKKLLANLKGVSNRRARFRTVIALILNGEEYLFEGVVWGKIIDNEIGADGFGYDPIFIPEGYNETFAQMPLSIKNKISHRGRAVEKLQEFIQNHF; translated from the coding sequence ATGACAGGAAGTAGGGTAGAACTTGTGTTCGCAACAAATAACGAGCACAAGCTGAAAGAGGTGCAACATATCCTGGGTAAGGGTATTAAGTTGATGTCTTTGAGCGATGTAGGTTTTTCGGCCGAAATCCCTGAAGATTATGATACATTAGAGGATAACGCTTTACAGAAAGCACGTTTTGTATATTCCAAAACAGGAAAGAACTGTTTTGCCGATGATACAGGACTTGAAGTTGAAGCTCTTAACTGGGAACCAGGTGTTTATAGCGCTCGTTATGCTGGTGAGACCCGAAATCCTAAAGACAACATTAAAAAGCTATTAGCAAATTTAAAGGGAGTTTCAAATAGAAGAGCTCGTTTCCGTACTGTAATAGCTCTAATTCTAAATGGAGAAGAGTACTTGTTCGAAGGGGTTGTTTGGGGTAAGATTATCGATAACGAGATAGGTGCCGATGGGTTTGGATACGATCCAATATTTATACCCGAAGGTTATAATGAAACATTTGCTCAAATGCCATTGTCGATTAAAAATAAAATAAGTCACCGGGGGAGGGCTGTTGAAAAATTACAAGAGTTTATTCAGAACCATTTCTAG
- a CDS encoding adenylate/guanylate cyclase domain-containing protein, which produces MPILFYILFLLALATTVLLVVLYIRFYYNNKILTLQEKLFLRTEELIREKSKTENLLSRVLPRDTARELIKQGRIDTQKFQMVTVLFADIQGFTKISEETNADSLIDQLDKLFYQFDLIVEKYGIEKIKTIGDAYMCAGGLPHPNRTNPLDVVAAAVEMLGCMDRINKQHPKKDFWELRIGIDTGPVVAGIVGRNKLAYDIWGTTVNIASRMESSSEPGKINISENTYFMVRDLFKCTPRGKIPIKNKGDVNMYFVEGFLPKFSKGNKYTPNDEFKTELQLIRLGDLEEFVFEKLEKGLPKNLYYHNLKHTVDVYTQVELIGRAEKISNQEMLLLKTAALFHDMGHLIDYATHEEMSIKLAYEILPRYGYSQEQISKIAELIAATKLPPKPKNLLEEIICDADLDYLGRTDFIPVSNALYKELHEHGLVGSLHHWNSIQIEFIQNHQYFTKTARRLRNVNKDVQLQKLKQWMKELENNTDL; this is translated from the coding sequence ATGCCTATCTTATTTTATATTCTGTTTTTATTAGCCTTAGCAACTACTGTTTTACTAGTGGTTTTATATATTCGGTTTTATTATAATAATAAAATACTTACCCTTCAGGAAAAGCTGTTTTTAAGAACCGAAGAGCTAATACGAGAAAAATCAAAAACTGAAAATCTGCTTTCTAGGGTCTTACCTCGCGACACCGCACGAGAGTTAATTAAACAAGGTCGAATTGATACTCAAAAATTCCAAATGGTTACGGTATTATTTGCCGACATCCAAGGGTTTACAAAAATTTCAGAAGAAACAAACGCCGATTCCCTCATAGACCAACTCGACAAGCTATTTTACCAATTTGACCTTATTGTTGAGAAGTATGGAATAGAAAAGATAAAAACAATAGGTGATGCATACATGTGTGCAGGAGGTCTTCCCCACCCAAACCGAACTAATCCTTTAGACGTTGTCGCTGCAGCGGTTGAGATGTTAGGATGCATGGATAGAATAAACAAGCAGCACCCCAAAAAAGATTTTTGGGAGCTACGAATTGGAATAGACACAGGACCCGTTGTTGCTGGAATTGTTGGCAGAAACAAGTTAGCATACGATATCTGGGGAACAACTGTAAACATAGCGAGCAGAATGGAATCAAGTAGTGAACCCGGAAAAATTAACATTTCCGAGAACACCTACTTCATGGTACGAGACCTATTTAAATGCACCCCCAGAGGTAAGATCCCAATCAAAAACAAAGGAGATGTTAACATGTACTTTGTAGAGGGGTTTTTACCAAAATTTTCAAAAGGAAATAAATACACCCCTAATGATGAATTTAAGACTGAACTTCAACTTATCCGCCTTGGCGATTTAGAAGAGTTCGTTTTTGAAAAGTTAGAAAAAGGGTTACCAAAAAATTTATACTATCACAATTTAAAGCATACTGTCGACGTTTATACCCAAGTAGAACTAATAGGAAGGGCGGAGAAAATCTCTAATCAGGAGATGCTACTTCTTAAAACAGCCGCACTTTTTCATGATATGGGACATCTTATAGATTATGCAACACACGAAGAAATGAGTATAAAGCTAGCTTATGAAATATTACCCCGTTACGGATACTCACAGGAACAAATCTCAAAAATTGCAGAGCTGATTGCTGCAACCAAACTCCCACCTAAACCTAAAAATTTACTAGAAGAAATTATTTGCGATGCCGATTTAGATTATCTGGGGCGTACAGACTTCATTCCGGTATCTAACGCTCTTTACAAGGAGCTCCATGAACATGGTTTGGTAGGCTCGCTACACCATTGGAACTCAATCCAAATTGAATTCATCCAAAATCATCAGTATTTCACAAAAACAGCTCGTCGACTTAGAAACGTTAACAAAGATGTTCAGCTTCAGAAGTTAAAGCAATGGATGAAAGAATTAGAAAATAATACAGATTTATAA
- a CDS encoding PAS domain-containing protein yields the protein MRLTGINLLSIFSKRSLKSRMIILFTGIISLILLLIILLNGNKFKKLSIESAKSKIALIAESESHKIEKDLEGKLNIVRSISESIKASQRYTNGNFDTIKYINWFTGLLEKEPGIISLWGDWELKYLEEGYQYEDGRLKISTFRNNGKINFSTKKTEKVETSAGYLRHKANKIESIEEPYFYNYEGQTEDILMTSIVSPSIIDGEFTGLAGVATPLSLYYETVRNIKPYDGSYAFILSQQLKFIAFPDKDFIGEDALPVFEKVLSSQGIQEKIINGEPVFFEGTDYNGKEAFFVFYPIHVGRCPQNWSFVLVTPKKAVLAEARNIFWYSIVLGLIGIIIISALIYFTSVKFLFNPISKVTSNLSRLAMGHVDSNMIVQANSDDEIGMMIKHLNKTVEGLNKKTEFARQVGAGNYNSELELLSDEDILGMSLIEMNNNLRKAKEESEKQRKEEEKRRWINEGLAKFGEILRQNNDNIEKLSSSIVKNLVEMLDANQGGLFLVNDDGNEVFFELKAAYAYNRQKFLKKQIAIGEGLVGVCAQEGQTIYLKDIPENYITISSGLGEAKPRNLLIVPLKVEENIHGIIELASFNEFEDFNIEFVEKVSQSIAQTLQAVKTNIRTSELLEKTQQQAEEMRAQEEEVRQNLEELSTIKEELEKQTAEMEEKQKQLEWEKSLLDSLLNYLPDKIYFKDLKSRFIKVSKSTLEFFGCKTQEELAGKSDFDFFTEEHAKPAYEDEQRIIRTGQPIIGIIEKEVKTDGTVTWAETSKLPLKNSSGEIIGTFGITRDITQSKRMEEEISKKAEEESLIKKELERKAVEYQSLYQAINDSAYVIEYNTEGVITYINKAYLELLNIQAEELIGKHHSYQMEFTEEQRKNYTQFWEDLNKGIVRKETHKFSLNEKDYLFYETYTPIKDENGKVYKIMKIAFNISHLLDKESL from the coding sequence ATGAGGCTAACAGGTATTAACCTTTTAAGCATTTTTAGTAAAAGGTCGCTTAAAAGCAGAATGATTATTCTATTCACTGGAATTATATCACTTATACTTTTACTCATAATTTTACTTAATGGTAATAAATTTAAAAAACTTTCCATTGAAAGTGCGAAAAGTAAGATTGCTTTAATTGCTGAAAGCGAATCGCATAAAATTGAAAAAGACTTAGAAGGGAAACTCAACATTGTAAGGTCAATTTCTGAATCAATAAAAGCCTCACAACGCTACACTAACGGAAATTTTGATACCATAAAATACATTAACTGGTTCACTGGTTTACTTGAAAAAGAACCAGGAATAATATCCCTATGGGGCGATTGGGAACTTAAATATCTGGAAGAAGGATACCAATACGAAGATGGTAGGCTAAAAATATCAACGTTTAGAAATAATGGAAAAATTAATTTCTCAACTAAAAAAACCGAAAAAGTAGAAACATCTGCAGGGTATTTAAGGCACAAAGCAAATAAAATTGAAAGCATTGAAGAACCTTACTTTTACAACTACGAGGGCCAAACCGAAGATATACTAATGACAAGCATAGTTTCTCCAAGTATAATAGATGGAGAATTTACTGGTTTGGCTGGCGTTGCCACTCCCCTTAGCTTATACTATGAAACTGTAAGAAACATAAAACCTTACGATGGTAGCTATGCGTTTATTCTCTCACAACAGTTAAAATTCATTGCATTCCCCGATAAAGATTTTATTGGAGAAGATGCATTACCCGTTTTTGAAAAGGTGCTTTCTTCTCAAGGAATACAAGAAAAAATAATCAACGGTGAACCAGTTTTTTTTGAAGGAACGGATTACAATGGCAAAGAAGCATTTTTTGTATTTTACCCCATTCATGTTGGCAGGTGCCCTCAAAACTGGTCGTTTGTTTTAGTTACTCCTAAAAAGGCTGTACTAGCCGAAGCAAGAAATATTTTTTGGTATTCAATAGTGCTAGGCTTAATTGGCATAATAATTATTTCCGCTCTCATCTATTTCACATCTGTTAAGTTTCTGTTTAATCCAATTTCTAAGGTTACATCTAATCTTTCGCGCTTAGCAATGGGTCATGTTGATTCCAACATGATTGTCCAAGCCAATTCTGATGATGAAATAGGAATGATGATAAAGCACCTCAACAAAACTGTTGAAGGGTTAAACAAAAAAACGGAATTTGCTCGTCAGGTTGGAGCAGGAAACTATAATAGCGAGCTGGAGCTGCTAAGCGACGAAGATATTCTGGGCATGTCGCTCATAGAGATGAACAACAACCTGCGAAAAGCAAAAGAAGAATCGGAAAAACAGCGCAAGGAAGAAGAGAAGCGGAGATGGATAAACGAAGGGCTTGCTAAGTTTGGAGAGATACTCCGGCAAAACAATGACAATATTGAGAAGCTAAGTTCATCTATTGTTAAGAACCTTGTTGAAATGCTTGATGCAAACCAAGGTGGTTTATTCCTTGTGAACGACGACGGAAACGAGGTATTTTTTGAACTTAAAGCGGCTTATGCATATAACCGACAAAAATTCCTTAAAAAACAAATAGCCATTGGAGAAGGTCTTGTAGGAGTTTGTGCACAAGAGGGGCAAACTATCTATTTAAAAGATATACCCGAAAACTACATAACCATTTCGTCGGGACTTGGCGAGGCGAAACCTCGCAACCTTTTAATAGTACCACTAAAGGTAGAAGAAAACATACATGGTATTATTGAGCTGGCATCGTTCAATGAGTTTGAAGATTTCAACATAGAATTTGTTGAAAAGGTTTCACAAAGTATAGCGCAAACACTTCAAGCGGTTAAGACCAACATTCGCACCTCCGAACTCCTTGAAAAGACCCAGCAGCAAGCCGAGGAGATGAGGGCACAGGAAGAGGAGGTTAGGCAAAATCTTGAAGAGCTTTCTACCATAAAGGAGGAGCTAGAGAAGCAAACTGCCGAAATGGAAGAAAAGCAAAAACAGCTAGAATGGGAAAAATCGCTTCTCGACTCACTGCTTAACTACCTACCCGATAAAATCTACTTTAAGGACCTAAAGAGCAGGTTTATAAAGGTAAGTAAATCAACACTTGAGTTCTTTGGTTGCAAAACACAGGAAGAACTTGCAGGTAAATCCGATTTCGACTTCTTCACCGAGGAACATGCAAAACCCGCCTATGAGGATGAACAAAGAATAATTAGAACAGGTCAACCGATAATCGGAATTATTGAGAAGGAGGTTAAAACTGATGGAACTGTCACCTGGGCAGAAACATCAAAGTTACCTCTAAAGAATTCATCTGGCGAAATAATCGGAACATTTGGAATTACTCGCGACATTACGCAATCAAAGCGAATGGAGGAGGAAATTTCTAAAAAAGCTGAAGAAGAATCGCTAATCAAAAAAGAACTAGAGAGAAAAGCGGTAGAATACCAGTCGCTTTATCAAGCCATTAACGACTCGGCGTATGTTATTGAATACAATACCGAAGGTGTCATTACATATATAAACAAAGCATATCTTGAACTACTAAATATTCAAGCAGAAGAGCTTATTGGGAAGCATCATTCCTACCAGATGGAGTTTACAGAGGAACAAAGAAAGAATTACACCCAGTTCTGGGAAGACCTGAACAAAGGTATTGTTCGGAAGGAGACCCATAAATTCTCGTTAAACGAGAAGGATTACCTTTTCTATGAAACCTATACGCCTATAAAGGATGAGAACGGGAAAGTTTATAAAATAATGAAGATTGCTTTTAACATTAGCCATCTTCTCGATAAAGAATCACTATAA
- a CDS encoding universal stress protein, with amino-acid sequence MMENLKKVILVPWDFTEGAEIAFLHALQLAKASGNEIMLLHIIPHTRLYDTLIKKVNLKKIEQLNLKIEESARKLEEKHGFKLQTLVVEGHPARIIKGLIITAHVNLIVSYYEYKTGKKQLRISKYLRNLFFKDTTLPFIIVSKPPLHSHYIEIVVPVDYDRKFKEAVHWIIYLAKYYKCNINLIKPFLSDDSKKKQLANNIYFTKKMLDGVNIVYGIKTAKKRGTFDQEVFRFAKTIEADLILIMSDKYNVFLDSKTESNLDIPVMCINPRIRKYQSFY; translated from the coding sequence ATGATGGAAAACTTAAAAAAGGTCATACTAGTACCTTGGGACTTCACAGAAGGAGCAGAAATAGCCTTTCTTCATGCCCTCCAGTTAGCAAAAGCTAGCGGGAACGAAATTATGCTTTTGCATATTATACCCCATACCAGACTTTACGACACATTAATAAAAAAAGTTAACCTTAAAAAGATTGAACAACTCAATTTAAAGATTGAGGAATCTGCTCGTAAACTTGAAGAAAAACATGGGTTTAAACTACAAACTCTTGTAGTTGAGGGGCATCCTGCAAGAATTATAAAAGGTCTTATAATCACGGCTCATGTTAACCTCATAGTTTCATATTATGAGTACAAAACTGGGAAAAAACAGCTTCGAATTTCCAAATATTTAAGAAACCTCTTCTTTAAAGACACAACGTTACCTTTCATCATTGTATCAAAACCTCCATTACATAGCCATTACATTGAAATTGTAGTGCCTGTTGATTACGACCGTAAATTTAAGGAAGCAGTTCACTGGATAATCTACCTTGCCAAATACTACAAGTGTAATATCAACCTTATAAAACCATTCCTTTCCGACGATAGTAAAAAGAAACAACTGGCTAACAACATTTACTTCACCAAAAAAATGCTTGATGGTGTAAACATAGTATACGGCATTAAAACAGCTAAGAAAAGAGGAACGTTTGACCAAGAGGTATTCCGATTTGCAAAAACTATTGAAGCCGATCTGATTCTCATTATGTCTGATAAGTATAATGTCTTTCTTGACAGCAAAACAGAATCAAACCTTGACATCCCAGTAATGTGTATTAACCCGAGAATAAGGAAATATCAAAGTTTCTATTAA
- a CDS encoding universal stress protein — protein MNKTKTILVPTDFTDVAWYALQHAIRVSDVVKEPIVILHLVTDDKELEAAEESMSQVVNSVKEKYNLIPKSIIKKGNYLTDIAKTADELDASMIIMGSSTVKEMDENKVSWVLKLITSCKVPFITIQEPPVNKRYDDIVFPVDFTLQNREKHEWIPYFSDYYLSRFHIIKPNTSDPEQMAKIDLNLASAKKFLEEKGAKFIEYTVPGVKKYEEEVLDMAVNIRADLIVIMTTPTDKNGEFIVEPGEQYILANAGHIPVMSINPR, from the coding sequence ATGAACAAGACTAAAACGATATTGGTTCCCACTGATTTTACAGATGTTGCATGGTACGCTTTACAGCATGCTATAAGAGTTTCAGACGTAGTAAAGGAACCAATAGTTATTTTACACCTGGTAACCGACGATAAGGAGCTCGAAGCTGCTGAGGAGAGTATGTCACAGGTTGTTAATTCGGTGAAGGAAAAGTATAACCTTATTCCTAAGTCAATAATAAAAAAGGGAAATTACCTGACAGATATAGCTAAAACAGCCGATGAACTGGATGCTAGCATGATTATAATGGGTTCTTCCACGGTAAAAGAGATGGATGAAAATAAAGTATCGTGGGTGCTTAAACTGATTACAAGTTGTAAGGTGCCCTTTATTACCATCCAAGAACCTCCTGTTAATAAACGATACGATGACATTGTTTTTCCAGTTGACTTTACCCTTCAGAACAGGGAAAAGCATGAATGGATACCCTATTTCTCCGATTACTACCTTTCTCGTTTCCATATCATTAAACCAAATACTTCTGACCCCGAACAGATGGCAAAAATTGACCTTAACCTAGCTTCTGCCAAAAAGTTTCTTGAGGAGAAAGGGGCAAAGTTTATTGAGTATACAGTTCCTGGTGTAAAAAAATATGAGGAAGAGGTACTCGATATGGCAGTCAATATTAGAGCCGACTTAATTGTAATTATGACCACACCAACCGATAAAAACGGTGAGTTTATTGTAGAACCAGGAGAACAGTATATTCTTGCTAATGCAGGACATATCCCTGTTATGAGTATAAATCCTCGTTAA